The genomic DNA cctgaccatcttggtggccctgcactggactctctccagaagttctctgtccctatCACCTGGATGTACACTGTATTTCTACTTTCAGAAATAAAGGTTTTAAATAAGAACTTCTGTAATAAAACCAGCTAACAGCAATGACCAGTCTAAGCACCCCGTGCACAACTGATAACTAATTctacaagaaggaaaacaacGTACTGTTCATCATAGGTCGAATCTGACACTTGAAGGACAGAAGCTTGGAAGTCCTGAATGACACACTATGGAATTAAGAATAATATGGTTATAAGAATTTCAGTATTCAATTTTATAGAATTGATACTGactttttaaaggttttctaGTTCTTCAAGACGAAAACGTTATATATTTGCAAACAGAACTTCTTCATGGGATATCCAAGGAAGTCTGAAAGTGGCAGAAATTACCTACTTACATTACACATGTAGTTGTGCCAAGACCTAGTGACTTGGGGtaacttctcttttctcttccaaTTTGCTGGTGACCCCTCACGAACTGCCTCCTGAGATTGTAGGAAATGTGATCATCAGTTAACCTATTTAAGCCTCTCTCCAAGCAAACATTTCATAAAAGTTACTTTCCCACCTTTGAAGCAATCATATATGGAGGAATTATCTCTATGTTCATTTCCTGAAACAATTCCCGGCACTGCATAGTAATAAAGTCTCCTGCAAGTGGTGATTTTACAATAcctagaaaacagaaagaacaaaaaaacctcaccaatCTGGAAAACATCAAAACCCCATATAAAATCTCCCAACAGACTATTTGGCACTGAACACCAATAGGGTTTTTCTCTATATTTAAGGGAATATACAGATtccaaaacagtaacaaaattgtaaaggcagaaagaaagcTAATTCAACCTTGATACTACAATGTTGCTACCCAGAAAAATGTTTACCTTGCTGAAGTACATATCCATCATGCACTGGAATAGCTGTGGTGTGTGTTGCTCCACTATCCAAAATGAGACCTGTAGATCTTCCATTAGCAAAACTAACCAAAATAATTAAGGACAATATTGTCATTTCCACTTCAGAAAATGTTGTCATACAATTAGGGCATAACTTGAAACAAGGACCCTGCTGTGATAATCATTGACTCTGCAAAAAGTATTTGGTCTTTTCCAGTGTATATCATCTTTCTACGAAGTGCAAAACCTGACAGAGAGAACAGCATTTAATTTCCATCTGGGAACTAACTTGAGCATTGGACATAAAAAGATGAGACCTCACATCAATACTATCCAGAAGCTCCAAGTACATCCAACTCATTTAGACTCTGAAGCTCAAAAACCGTTATTAgttgaaaataaatacagaagttCATCTTAAGGCTATGTTAACTTCCAGctctaattattttatttagtaGTCTATAGAATATCATTTCAGGTCTGTAATACTCTTACCCACAGTACATAATGGGGAAAGTAAAGACCAAAGAAAGATACAAGATACAAGGCATTGTCTCTAAGGAAAACAGATTGAGAGAACTTGAAAATAGTGCTCTGAGGCTTTAAAGTTCAGAAATGGGATTTGTTTATTTCCTCCTTAGATGTTTatggaaaaattaatttgaaagaagaaaagttgcACATGCTGTTATACTAGGAATTGCTTAGAATAAGTAATTTCTGGAGGAGTGAGTGCTGGAACATTCCAAAGGATACGCTGTTAGAACAGCAGTTTTACACAAGAAAAAGGCAGGGATGTTGTAGTGTTCAAACATCAGTTCAGTCAGTTTTTCACGCTTTGCTCTAGTGTTCCACtacaagtaaaaaaataaaccaaaccacaaataagcaaccaaaacaaacacatgTGTATCTTGTGGATCATTATAGCACACTAAAAGAATGTTAACATACTAAAGAAGTAATCAGAATTATTACAGTCATAGTCCCAAAACATATAAAAACTCTTATATAGAGATATTTTTAGTAATTCAATTCTTAataactttttgtcttccaattCCATTACAACACATTGATGTTTATCTACCACATGGAATTAAAAGGGATACAGATTTCTTTGCTCTTCTACAGCTCCACCAGAATCAGTCTAAAACACATAATGTAGCCATTTTACAAGGGGAAAGATACATGAAATAACTTGCCCAgttgaatgaaaaataaatccagCTTTTCCTGTTTCCAAGGTATTTTCCTACAGTTCTCCTGTACTTTTGATTAAGCCCAGATATATCTCAAACATTCTATACattaatgaaaacatgaaatattttccaagcCCATACATTGATTAGTTCTGTAAGGAGAATGTTGGTGGCAACCTCTATTCAGACACTCACTGAGCATTCAAACATGAAACTGGTTGCAAATTCATCCATCCTCCAAAAACTACAACTCaaggaaataatgaaaaaaaattcttttcataAGATCTTGTTAAAGAGAAGCATAACTTTTGTATAGCAGGCCCCACTTTTTGGATTCAGACTTTAAGATCTACCCTTCAAACGCTGAGCATTACTGAATGACAGAAACCTTCTCCAAAAGTTTTCACAGACATTTGTATTCATCCACTTCACTTATGGCGCATTTACAGAAATGCGGATAGAAAAACTGAAACTTGTCCATCATAAATACTATTCTGTCACATGATATTAGTTGTATGGCTTAATGAAGTGACAGATTTTCAATGGCATTTCATTCAGTGTAATTTAATACACAACAAAACATCCAAAcacctttttgcttttactctACTTTTTAAATTGACTAtttcaaactgttttctttttcagatgttttcctTAAACAGATTACTTTCCAGAACCTTACAAAGCATCTTGAAATTTTCATTTCTATAAGTAAGTTTTAACACTTGTAATCTAAAAGCCAATGTCAGATTCATGTTTGTAGAGTCAGCAAGAAGATACAGTTAAGACACATCAAAATGCAAAGCTGCTTTTACTCACTGGTGCTTCTGACATGAGGACAGGATGCAAACTTGCTTCAGATTTAATATGCATCTTGTAAGTGTGATCCAAAATTGCCTGGAAACTATCCCAGTCTTCAACTGTAACAACATTGAAGCAAGTAGTTTAGCTACTTCtaagttttgtttcatttcacaaTACTTTCCAACACATTTTTTTGTTCACAGAACTCTTTGGTCAAAAGCTCTCCTCAGCAGACATACACTTCCTTTAATAGCTTTGCAGAATTCTCTTCCTCTGTAATCATCAGGATCAGAACATTCTAAGTTATGCTGAAAGTCCACTAACATAAACCAGCAAACCATGCAATCTGTAAATCAGATATCTGTTCTTATGACTTCTGTTGTCATACACAGCATCTGTTTACACGGGAGCTACGACCCTTTGCAGTCTatcagtgatttttaaaaacaggtagaaaaagacAGAGCACCATACTCATTCCATTTTTTAGAGGTGAAATGGCTTCCATATTCTCCCTTGGAACTCTCAGGGCATTGGTGTCTATGTAGTAAGTTGGGCCCCCTTGTTTGCCTTTATCACCATCTATTTCCATCAGAGTGCTGCCATTGTCCCTTTCTAGCACCACACCAATGGCTGTTGGAAAATCAACCTGTAAAGCAAAAAGGTAAGCAGTACATGAGACTTATTAATGTTTTGAGTATACTTTTGCTCATAATTTCAGAGCTTTTCTTATACAAAACGCACATATTCTGAAACTAGCACCTACCAAACGAGACCTAAAGCACAAATTCACGTTACACATACTCACCTTTGGGCAGTCCTCGCCTGCATAGCCTGCTCTCACTGTATACGAGCCAATGTCAAAAACCAGAGCCCCAACTTCATCTGAAAAGATTGTTAACAAAGAGGTAGTGAAAGGTTATTACACTCTATTACAATCCTGACCTTTCCTCACTGTCTGTTTAActtgcaaaagaagaaaagcaagtctACGCGTCTTTTCCAAggcaaggagaaacttctttattCTGAACTCGTTACCATAGCTATTGGAACGTAGCAGAGAGCTTTAATTGGGATATTACAATACCTTCTTGTTGCATAAGGACAATTTTAACAGAAGGAGAAGAATGTAGTTATACCTAATTCGATTACAACATAAAGGACTTCAAAAAGGATTAACTCGACAGCCACAAGAAGCCAGGTGAGCCTACACCTCTCTGGGTTGATCAGAATTAGAACAGTGGGCTTGAAAACACAAACTTTGTAAGTGAACGCTGACAAGCCATGAAGAGCCCTCACCCTTTTGAGCCCTATCCTCGCTGGAGGTGCTCTGCACATCCTAAAGAAAACCAACTTCTGAACCATAGCCCTCACGGAAAGAGGTGAAGAAGTGCTCTAGTAGGAAACTACATTCCACTTTCTAAAGCGCAGGGTCCTCTCGGGCCACCCTGCCCCCGAGCATCGCTACCTCTGCCCAAGGCCACAACTTGGCCGGTCTCCGGGGAAGCAGCTCAGCGAAATGACGCCGGGAGGAACACAAACAAGGCCTGCCGCCGTCTCCTCTTCCTCACGCATGCCGCCGCCCCGCGTACAACAAATGGAACGAGCAGGAAGGCTCCGGCCGCGCTCTGAAGTTGTGGGAGAGCCGGGCCGCGCCCCGCCCCCCCCCTTCCCGTGGCCTGAGGGAGCGGCGGGGAGGCGGGAAGTGCCCGCGGGAGGCTCGCACGCGCCGCCTCACGGGCCGGCGCCGAGCTCAACGGTCGCGGAGCGGGGGAGGGGAGGACGGGCAAGCGAGGCGGCGCCGGACTCACCTCCCCCATACACGCCGCCGCTCATGGCTGCCGCTGGGCCCGCGCCGCGCTGCCCTGCCCCGGCGTCTCCCAGCTCTTCTCGGCGATCTGGCAACAATAGCGCCTTCGCCTCTCTCTCCCCTGGCGACTCAGCCTAAACTGCAGGCCGCCGCGTTCCCGCCAATGGCAGCGCCGCTGCCGCTCGCCCGCCCACCGCACAGAGCCCTACCGAACCGCCGCTCGGGAACAAGGGCCAATCGCGGCCAGCGGGAGGTGGGGTCGTGCCACCGGCAGCCAATCGTGAGGCAGGGAGCGGAGGGCGGGCAGGCGAGCCATCAAGCGTAGGTGCAGCGCGCGGGAGCGTGAGGAGAGTGGCGGGACGGGGAGGTGTGGGGAGCGGGCTGGTGAGGCTCcggagcggggagggggctgaggggaaggcTGCCGGGTTCGGAAGAATGATAAAAGGTGTCTTAAGAGTCTTGAGGGTTCGTAGGGTGGGCTTACTGCCGCATGAGAAGGAGTGAGGTGAGCAGAGAGCCTTGGGGGCAGAGGGGCGGCTGTGGAAGGAGTGTCAGGGGCCGTCGCTGCTCCTTTGAGCACTTCTACTGGGAATAAAACATGCTTAAAGTATCTCAGCTTTGTGTTCTTTCTCACTGAGGGGGCTGCGTTGTGCCCCAGGCCTCGATCCCTGAGGCAGCCGTGGCTCCATCGCTGGGCCGTTCTGATTTGCCACCACAGCTGCCAGTTTAGCAGTTAAACTTGTGAGGATTTCAGATAGCCTTGTTTGGCATCAGAGTTCTCAGCCAAGTGTGGTGTTCAGCCAGAACAACCAGCGAGGTGAAACTATAAAGCTGTAGGAATTAAACAAGAGACTCCGGGCATAATCAGCAGTTAGCATTGGAGAAGACTAAAATTCTAACTGGAGAATAGGTTAAAAGTGACAGCATTGCTGATGTGCACCGTTTTTAATTCCTACATGAGAGGGTTTTTGAAGAGCTGGTTGGTGGTGGGCTTTGTGTGTGGCCTATGATAATCACAAGtgttctttttcagtttgtgtgagctgttttgcttgtttctgtAATACTGGAGTGAGGATATCCAAGCGATTAAATTTACTCAGCACAACAGAATGACATTTATTACCTTTATATTTACCTATTAAGTGTTACATAGTGTAATGAATGATATTAATAGCAACGTTACTACAActgcaaataataaaaaagtatttatcATATTTTCACCTTAAGACAAAAATTAGTCTCACTTC from Colius striatus isolate bColStr4 chromosome 12, bColStr4.1.hap1, whole genome shotgun sequence includes the following:
- the ACTL6A gene encoding actin-like protein 6A isoform X3 — protein: MEIDGDKGKQGGPTYYIDTNALRVPRENMEAISPLKNGMIEDWDSFQAILDHTYKMHIKSEASLHPVLMSEAPWNTRAKREKLTELMFEHYNIPAFFLCKTAVLTAFANGRSTGLILDSGATHTTAIPVHDGYVLQQGIVKSPLAGDFITMQCRELFQEMNIEIIPPYMIASKEAVREGSPANWKRKEKLPQVTRSWHNYMCNCVIQDFQASVLQVSDSTYDEQVAAQMPTVHYEFPNGYNCDFGAERLKIPEGLFDPSNVKGLSGNTMLGVSHVVTTSVGMCDIDIRPGLYGSVIVAGGNTLIQSFTDRLNRELSQKTPPSMRLKLIANNTTVERRFSSWIGGSILASLVSNQCSCVAVLSSAVTQTCSSTHACCGVCATIAV
- the ACTL6A gene encoding actin-like protein 6A isoform X1 — translated: MSGGVYGGDEVGALVFDIGSYTVRAGYAGEDCPKVDFPTAIGVVLERDNGSTLMEIDGDKGKQGGPTYYIDTNALRVPRENMEAISPLKNGMIEDWDSFQAILDHTYKMHIKSEASLHPVLMSEAPWNTRAKREKLTELMFEHYNIPAFFLCKTAVLTAFANGRSTGLILDSGATHTTAIPVHDGYVLQQGIVKSPLAGDFITMQCRELFQEMNIEIIPPYMIASKEAVREGSPANWKRKEKLPQVTRSWHNYMCNCVIQDFQASVLQVSDSTYDEQVAAQMPTVHYEFPNGYNCDFGAERLKIPEGLFDPSNVKGLSGNTMLGVSHVVTTSVGMCDIDIRPGLYGSVIVAGGNTLIQSFTDRLNRELSQKTPPSMRLKLIANNTTVERRFSSWIGGSILASLVSNQCSCVAVLSSAVTQTCSSTHACCGVCATIAV
- the ACTL6A gene encoding actin-like protein 6A isoform X2, with product MSGGVYGGDEVGALVFDIGSYTVRAGYAGEDCPKVDFPTAIGVVLERDNGSTLMEIDGDKGKQGGPTYYIDTNALRVPRENMEAISPLKNGMIEDWDSFQAILDHTYKMHIKSEASLHPVLMSEAPWNTRAKREKLTELMFEHYNIPAFFLCKTAVLTAFANGRSTGLILDSGATHTTAIPVHDGYVLQQGIVKSPLAGDFITMQCRELFQEMNIEIIPPYMIASKEAVREGSPANWKRKEKLPQVTRSWHNYMCNCVIQDFQASVLQVSDSTYDEQVAAQMPTVHYEFPNGYNCDFGAERLKIPEGLFDPSNVKGLSGNTMLGVSHVVTTSVGMCDIDIRPGLYGSVIVAGGNTLIQSFTDRLNRELSQKTPPSMRLKLIANNTTVERRFSSWIGGSILASLGTFQQMWISKQEYEEGGKQCVERKCP